In Maniola hyperantus chromosome 13, iAphHyp1.2, whole genome shotgun sequence, one genomic interval encodes:
- the LOC138403185 gene encoding uncharacterized protein — protein MENKVKMVSPRKLGEFDVVSGNWASYCERMEMYFIVGDVKEALRVPTMISMVGDRAYELMVNLCSPVRPGDKTFAELVKIVGEHLQPKPSILAERFRFRQYRQQESTSVSQYVAELKELSRFCDFGNNLSENLRDQLVCGLQSEVIRQRLFAEETLDFNRAVRLATTFEAAEKNALAVEVGIGISRPKSEPGKTGETLREAAASVSGTSSKSLHRFRISACDRCGDQRHGKDDCPYKFFECSRCRRIGHLRRRCPDDPGAGSVGQNAARGYNRSRRGGRSYGMRWGAGAQRRNQGAGIASRGPNTAGTNHWRDEDPAWMESVGSDDVNEEETVYQMSLRDYRPVSIIVLLDEKPLVMEIDTGSALSCISKQTYIERFSELIDGGLGRYTGGRATLHVREGAVPVFCRARPLAYALRERVDAELDAMLRAGVIEPVDTSDWATPLVIVNKPNGAIRVKRLLASSAVLAHYDVNKPVILTCDASALGIGAVLAQRGADIGGGERPVAYASRSLKELYSELGCLMWGHRVIIPVECRDKVLKELHDSHMGIVKTKALARSYVWFPGIDEALEAMCRACEVCAAVADAPPAHAPHMWPWPSRPWTRLHIDCLGPIAGVTYMVVVDSSSKWIEVVKMGSITAKTGVDVDTALCRFLLLYRNTEHSTTGESPAKLLQGRSLRTRLDKLKPEREDIVRSAQARQEFAAGGVERSFEVGSRVWYRNYGTGNKWLNGDVIGRSGSTNYKLRTGDGTEIFRHVDQIKKCSEINSNIGNSINIETGDRPSAAGRSRGAMVAVALSSVPEEGPQESGGETSSWSPGRAAPEPSASQQPELAVVDRAPRESVRKRGPPRRFGIDDLYS, from the exons ATGGAAAATAAAGTGAAGATGGTTTCTCCCAGGAAATTAGGGGAATTCGATGTCGTGAGTGGGAACTGGGCATCATACTGCGAGCGGATGGAAATGTATTTCATAGTGGGCGATGTGAAAGAGGCCTTAAGGGTACCTACTATGATATCGATGGTCGGGGACAGGGCGTACGAGCTGATGGTAAATCTCTGTAGCCCGGTTAGACCAGGTGATAAAACTTTTGCCGAGTTAGTGAAGATAGTGGGAGAACATTTACAACCAAAACCATCAATATTGGCTGAGCGTTTTCGATTTAGGCAGTATCGTCAGCAAGAATCAACTTCGGTCTCACAATATGTCGCAGAACTGAAGGAACTATCACGTTTTTGTGATTTTGGAAATAATCTCAGCGAAAATTTGCGAGATCAGTTAGTGTGCGGCTTACAGAGTGAAGTCATTCGTCAAAGACTCTTTGCCGAAGAGACTTTAGATTTTAATCGCGCAGTCAGGTTGGCTACGACATTCGAAGCCGCGGAGAAAAACGCACTTGCAGTGGAAGTCGGAATAGGTATCAGCAGACCAAAATCGGAACCAGGGAAGACGGGAGAGACGCTACGAGAAGCAGCTGCGAGTGTCAGCGgaacttcatcaaaatcattACATCGTTTTCGAATTAGTGCATGCGATCGATGCGGGGATCAGCGGCATGGTAAAGATGACTGTCCTTATAAGTTTTTTGAGTGCAGCCGATGCCGACGGATCGGGCATTTGCGACGACGATGTCCTGATGACCCAGGAGCAGGATCTGTAGGGCAAAATGCTGCCAGGGGCTATAACCGATCGCGGCGCGGCGGTCGCAGCTACGGAATGCGTTGGGGAGCAGGAGCACAGCGTAGAAATCAGGGTGCGGGCATTGCATCGAGGGGCCCGAACACGGCGGGCACGAACCACTGGCGGGACGAAGACCCGGCTTGGATGGAGTCGGTCGGTTCGGACGACGTCAACGAAGAAGAAACTGTTTATCAGATGTCGCTAAGGGACTATAGGCCGGTTAGCATAATAGTATTACTAGACGAGAAGCCTTTGGTTATGGAAATTGATACTGGTTCTGCATTGTCATGTATAAGCAAGCAGACGTATATTGAAAG GTTTAGTGAGTTAATCGACGGCGGGCTCGGGCGCTACACGGGCGGGCGCGCCACGCTGCACGTGCGGGAGGGCGCCGTGCCCGTGTTCTGTCGTGCGCGCCCCCTCGCCTATGCGCTTCGGGAGCGCGTGGACGCCGAGCTGGACGCGATGCTGCGCGCCGGTGTCATCGAACCGGTTGACACGTCGGACTGGGCCACCCCGCTTGTAATTGTGAACAAACCTAACGGTGCCATTAGG GTTAAAAGATTACTGGCGAGCTCTGCGGTTTTAGCGCATTACGATGTAAATAAGCCGGTTATATTGACATGTGATGCGAGTGCGCTTGGGATAGGCGCGGTGTTAGCGCAGCGAGGCGCAGACATCGGCGGGGGCGAGCGACCGGTCGCTTATGCCTCCCGATCGCT GAAGGAGTTATATAGCGAACTAGGATGTCTCATGTGGGGTCATAGGGTCATAATACCCGTTGAGTGCCGAGATAAAGTGTTGAAGGAACTTCATGACTCGCACATGGGGATAGTTAAAACTAAGGCATTAGCGAGGAGCTACGTATGGTTTCCGGGAATTGATGAAGCGTTGGAGGCGATGTGCCGCGCGTGCGAGGTTTGCGCCGCAGTGGCCGACGCGCCGCCGGCGCACGCACCGCACATGTGGCCGTGGCCGAGTCGCCCGTGGACAAGACTGCATATCGATTGCTTGGGACCTATAGCGGGGGTTACTTATATGGTGGTAGTCGATTCTAGTTCCAAATGGATTGAGGTGGTAAAGATGGGTTCCATCACAGCGAAAact GGGGTAGACGTAGACACAGCGTTATGTCGTTTTCTATTATTATACCGGAATACCGAGCATAGCACGACAGGAGAAAGCCCAGCCAAACTGTTACAAGGCAGGTCATTACGCACGCGTTTGGATAAGCTAAAGCCGGAACGGGAGGATATAGTTCGATCTGCCCAGGCACGTCAAGAGTTTGCGGCGGGAGGAGTTGAGAGATCGTTCGAGGTCGGAAGTAGGGTGTGGTACCGAAACTACGGAACAGGCAATAAATGGTTAAACGGGGATGTCATAGGAAGAAGCGGGAGTACAAATTATAAGCTGCGTACTGGAGATGGAACTGAGATATTTAGACATGTCGATCAGATAAAAAAATGTTCGGAAATTAATTCAAATATCGGTAATTCAATTAACATTGAAACTGGTGATAGACCATCAGCAGCGGGACGGTCCAGGGGCGCGATGGTGGCAGTGGCGTTGAGCTCGGTACCCGAGGAAGGGCCGCAGGAGAGCGGCGGGGAGACGAGCTCCTGGTCGCCCGGTCGCGCGGCGCCTGAGCCCAGCGCTAGCCAGCAGCCCGAGTTAGCTGTAGTGGACAGGGCGCCTCGCGAGTCTGTTCGTAAACGAGGGCCGCCAAGACGTTTTGGCATCGATGATTTATATAGTTAA
- the RabGGTb gene encoding geranylgeranyl transferase type-2 subunit beta has protein sequence MSFKTKDVVLSEDRPKTLLLHKHSDYLAGYGLNKDDYEFCMTEYLRMSGIYWSLTAMELMDQSSRMPKEDIISFIASCQDNESGGISASNGHDPHMLYTLSAVQVLAMYDRLDAIDVEGVVRYISSLQQEDGSFFGDMWGEVDTRFSFCAVMCLSLLHRMDAIDVSKAVEFVLSCMNFDGGFGSKPGSESHAGLIYCCVGTLSICKRMDALKADELAWWLCERQLPSGGLNGRPEKLPDLCYSWWVMSSLSMLNRIHWVDKKNLEQYILACQDAETGGFSDRPGDITDPFHTLFGLAGLSLLGNTSIKQVNPTYCMPQETIDRLNLEPQILQI, from the exons ATGTCTTTCAAAACAAAGGATGTTGTGCTCTCCGAAGATAGACCAAAAACATTGCTTTTGCATAAACATTCGGACTACTTAGCCGGGTATGGTTTGAACAAGGATGATTACGAGTTTTGTATGACGGAGTACCTCCGAATGTCTGGCATATACTGGAGTCTCACAGCTATGGAACTTATGGACCAATCGTCAAG AATGCCCAAAGAGGATATAATATCATTCATAGCATCATGTCAAGACAACGAGAGTGGAGGCATCTCAGCAAGCAATGGCCATGACCCTCACATGCTATACACACTAAGTGCTGTTCAG gttcTGGCTATGTACGACAGACTAGATGCCATAGACGTTGAAGGAGTAGTCAGATATATTTCCTCATTGCAGCAAGAGGATGGCAGCTTCtttg GTGATATGTGGGGCGAAGTGGACACAAGATTCTCGTTCTGTGCGGTGATGTGTTTATCGCTTCTACATCGAATGGACGCGATAGATGTGAGCAAGGCGGTTGAGTTTGTGCTGAGTTGTATGAACTTCGACGGCGGCTTCGGATCCAAGCCTGGCTCTGAGAGCCATGCAG GTTTAATCTACTGCTGTGTGGGCACACTATCAATATGCAAGCGTATGGACGCGCTAAAAGCAGACGAGCTTGCGTGGTGGCTGTGCGAACGGCAGTTGCCCAGCGGTGGGCTTAACGGCAGGCCTGAGAAACTGCCGGACTTGTGTTATTCATg gtGGGTCATGTCCTCCCTATCAATGCTAAACAGGATACACTGGGTTGACAAGAAAAATCTAGAACAGTACATTCTAGCCTGCCAAGATGCTGAAACGGGGGGTTTCAGCGACCGACCAGGAGACATAACGGACCCCTTCCACACTTTGTTCGGTTTAGCAGGCCTTTCGTTACTTGGCAACACTAGTATAAAACAGGTTAATCCCACATACTGTATGCCTCAAGAAACTATAGATAGATTAAATTTGGAACCACAAATTCTACAAATATAA
- the LOC117987431 gene encoding glucose dehydrogenase [FAD, quinone]-like, with protein sequence MSPVHFLQLFIFSVCIHLFSIFTYLVYYYDLLSSSNDNILEEYDFIIVGSGTAGSLIADRLSKETNYTFIVLEAGGRGHPFHDIPAFGPLLHGSVFDWQYKTVPQENACHAMEDSKCKLIQGKMLGGSSKLNNMIHVRGNTSHYTGWFHGKYTKEYIEEQFNYIESNIYPLHNLQYHSQLSDILLDAAKELGFKGLNNQNNLGFMKAVLTQNKGKRWTTSDNFDTSKYVLTNVLVEKLVIRDKKCIGVKINNPKKLELLANKGVIVSAGTFNSAKLLQLSGIGPVELLKSLNISVVKELPVGKNLQDHIGTGLDLVLFDEPQSVGMFDIMNLFNVYKYFVNGIGPLTTPGCEVVGFISTDNNTVPNVQFIVLPVGITADKGSKLRKSLGITDVVWDNYFSKLFDKHTATFFPLILHPKSRGEVRISSKDPNVPPIIDPKYLSHPNDVKTLVDSIKTVINLVETDAMKAVGAQLNKIHFPGCEKFDIFSDIYLECYVKHLTLSSYHPVGTCSMGISESKQSVVDTSFKVLGIDNLFVVDGSVLPTLPSGNINAAIAMMANIFFENTIIKSSFLPSESLFCRNRLFDDLLCKICPVR encoded by the exons aTGTCGCCCGTGCATTTCCTACAATTATTCATATTTAGCGTGTGCATACATTTGTTTTCAATATTTACTTACCTTGTGTATTATTACGATTTGCTTTCAAGTTCTAATGATAATATTTTGGAAGAATatgattttataatag TAGGCTCAGGCACAGCTGGGTCTCTCATAGCAGACAGACTGTCAAAGGAAACCAACTACACCTTTATAGTACTAGAAGCAGGGGGCAGAGGACATCCTTTCCATGATATACCAGCTTTTGGACCTCTACTGCATGGATCTGTATTTGATTGGCAGTATAAAACTGTGCCGCAGGAAAATGCTTGCCATGCTATGGAAGATTCT AAATGCAAACTAATCCAAGGTAAAATGCTAGGAGGATCATCAAAACTGAACAATATGATTCACGTCAGAGGCAACACATCACACTATACTGGTTGGTTCCACGGTAAAtacaccaaagagtatatagaagaacaatttaattatatagaaTCCAACATTTATCCTCTACATAATTTACAATATCATAGTCAATTAAGTGATATTCTCTTAGATGCTGCAAAAGAATTAGGTTTTAAGGGTTTAAACAATCAGAATAATCTTGGTTTTATGAAGGCTGTATTAACGCAAAATAAAGGTAAAAGGTGGACAACATCTGATAATTTTGATACATCCAAGTATGTTTTGACAAATGTGCTAGTTGAAAAATTAGTAATTAGAGATAAAAAGTGTATAGgtgttaaaattaataatcCAAAAAAATTAGAATTACTTGCAAATAAAGGTGTAATAGTAAGTGCTGGAACTTTTAATTCAgcaaaacttttacaattatctgGTATAGGTCCGGTAGAATTGTTAAAATCTCTTAATATATCTGTGGTTAAAGAGTTGCCAGTTGGAAAAAATCTACAAGACCATATTGGTACTGGTTTAGATTTAGTTCTATTTGATGAACCACAATCTGTAGGGATGTTTGATATAATGAATCTGTTTAATGTGTACAAATATTTCGTTAATGGAATAGGACCATTGACTACACCAGGCTGTGAAGTTGTAGGTTTTATTTCCACAGATAATAACACAGTACCAAATGTACAATTCATTGTGTTGCCAGTTGGAATAACAGCCGATAAAGGTAGCAAATTAAGAAAATCTTTAGGTATAACTGATGTTGTTTGGGACAACTATTTTTCAAAGCTATTTGATAAGCATACAGCAACCTTTTTTCCACTAATACTACACCCTAAAAGTAGAGGTGAAGTTAGAATTAGTAGTAAAGATCCGAATGTACCGCCTATTATTGATCCTAAATATTTATCACATCCAAATGATGTAAAAACTTTAGTTGATAGTATTAAAACTGTGATAAATTTAGTCGAAACAGATGCTATGAAAGCTGTAGGGGCTCAGTTAAATAAAATCCATTTTCCTGGATGTGAAAAGTTTGATATATTTTCAGATATATATTTAGAATGCTATGTAAAACATTTAACATTATCCAGCTACCATCCCGTAGGCACATGTTCTATGGGAATCTCTGAATCTAAACAGTCTGTAGTTGATACGTCATTTAAAGTTTTAGGAATAGACAATCTCTTTGTTGTCGATGGTTCAGTGTTGCCAACATTGCCAAGTGGTAATATAAATGCGGCAATAGCTATGATggctaatatattttttgaaaatacgaTTATAAAATCTAGTTTTCTACCAAGTGAGAGTTTATTTTGCAGAAATAGGTTATTTGATGATTTACTTTGTAAAATTTGTCCAGTTAGATGA